GGCAGCGCGCCCAAGGGCCTGGGCGAGATGACCAACGACTTCGCCGCGATGCCGAGCCTGCACTTCGGCTGGGCCCTGTGGTGCGGGCTGCTGATGTACCGCCACGCGCGCCGCCGCTGGGTCAGGGTGCTGGGCCTGCTGTACCCGGTGCTGATCCTGGTCGTCGTGATGGGCACCGCCAACCACTACCTGCTCGACTGCGTCGCCGGCGGCGCGGTGGTCCTGGCGGGTCTGGTGCTGGCCGGTCCGGTCCAGCGCCTCGCCGCCCGGCTGAGCCGACGCGGCCGCAGGAGCGCCGCGGTCCCCGACTACGTCCCGGCCCAGCGCACGGAGCATCCGGCGGGAGCGGCCTCCGGGCAGCGGGAGTCCAGCCCGCTCGACTGAGACTCCGACCCGGACCGATAGGATCATCGGATCTTTGTCGCGTGGAAGGGGCGGGCCATGGGCGGCGGCGAGGGAACGCGCAGCGACCGGCAGACGGCCGCGCCAGCCCCCGTCCCGCCCCCGCGGAGCGGCGCCCGGCACCGGCTGGTGGTCGTGGCGCTCATGCTCTCGATGGCGCTGGTCGCCCTCGACTCGGCCTGCGTCTCGACCGCGGTGCCGCAGATCGTCGGAGAGCTGGGCGGCTTCAGCTACTTCTCGTGGATGTTCTCCGGCTATCTGCTGGCCGTGACGGTGACCCTGCCGATCTACGGGAAGCTGGCCGACGCGCGCGGCCGCAAGCCGGTGCTGCTGATCGGCTCGACCGTCTTCCTGATCGGCTCGCTGCTGTGCGCCGGGGCGTGGAGCATGGGCTCGCTCATCGTCTTCCGCATGGTGCAGGGCCTCGGCGGCGGAGCGATACAGGGGACCGTGCAGACCCTGGCCGCCGACCTCTACCCGCTGGAGCGGCGGCCGAAGATCCAGGCCCTGATGTCGACCGTCTGGGCGGTCTCCGCCGTCCTCGGCCCGGCCCTCGGCGGGGTGCTGGCCAGCTACGCGAACTGGCGCTGGATCTTCCTGATCAACCTGCCCGTCGGAGTGTTCGCGCTGCTGCTGCTCAAGCGCAACCTGCACGAGGCGGAGGCGGCGGAGCGCCCGCGCACCCGGATCGACTGGCTGGGTGCGGCCGGCCTGTTCCTGACGACGGGACTGCTGCTCTTCGCCCTGGTGCAGGGCGGCGTCGCCTGGGGCTGGCTCTCGGCGCCGAGCCTCGCCCTCTTCGCCGCGTGCGCCGCGTTCGGCGCGAGCACCTTCCTGGTGGAGCGGCGCGCGGCGGAGCCGATCATGCCGGGCTGGGTATGGCGGCGCAGGGTCATCGCCGGAGTCAATCTGGCCTTCGCCTTCCTGGGCATGCTGATGATCGCTCCCATGGTCTTCCTGCCGACCTACGCCCAGTCCGTGCTGGGTCTGGCGCCGGTCGCGGCGGGCTTCGTGCTCTCGGTCTGGACGATCAGCTGGCCGATCTCGGCGGCGCTGTCCAACCGGGTCTACCGGCGCATCGGCTTCCGTAACACCTCGCTGATCGGCGCGAGCGTCGGGACGGCCCTGCTGCTGGCTTTCCCGCTGCTCCCCTACCGCGGCGCGGCCTGGGAGCCGGCGCTGCTGATGCTGCTGCTCGGCGGCGGCCTCGGGCTGTTCCAGCTGCCGCTGATCATCGGCGTGCAGAGCAGCGTGCCGTGGCACGAACGCGGCACGGCCACCGCCTCGGTGCTGTTCTGCCGTCAGGTGGGCCAGAGCCTGGGCGGCGTGCTCTTCGCCGTCATCGCCAACACGACACTGACCGGCAGGCTGAGGGACGCCCCGAGCTCCCTGCGGGACGGTCTGCCGCACGGACTGGACCAGATCGCGGGCTCCCTGATCCACAGCGGCGGGCTGAGCGGTGCGGCCACGGACTACCTGCGGCACGCCCTGGCGGCGGCGGTGAGCCACGTCTACCTGGGAGCCGGGATCGCCGCCGCCCTGTCGGTGATCGTTCTGGCTACAGTGACCCCGAAGCGATTTCCGCTGGCGGAGGGGAGCCAAGGATGAGTTGGACCGAGGTCGGGGACCGGGTCTTCCAGCGCCGTTACGACCCGTGCGACGTGTCGGTGACCGTCGTCGCCGGCGGGGACGGGCTGGTCGTGGTGGACACCCGCTGCAGCCTCGCGGAGGCCCGCGAGGTCAGGGAGCACCTGAAGGAGATCTCCTCCGCACCGGTCCGCTGGGTCGTCAACACCCACGTGCACTTCGACCACGTGTGGGGCAACGCCGAGTTCGTCGCGCCCCGGCAGACGCCTCCGGCGCAGCTCTGGGGCAGCGCCGAGATGATCGCCGCGATGCGCGGCGCGGCGACGGACCCGGAGGCGACGGCGTTCAAGAAGTCGCTGGCCGAACGGAACGAGGTCTGGGCGGCGAAGATGGCCGAGCTGGAGGAGGTCGTCCCCGACCACGAGGTGCGCGGCCGCCACGACCTGGACCTCGGCGGCGGTCGCGTGGTCTCGATGCGGCAGCTGGGACGCGGCCACACCGACGGCGACCTGGTCCTGCACGTCCCCGACGCGAACGTGCTGCTGATGGGCGACCTGCTGGAGCAGTCCGGCGATCCGGCCTTCGGCCCGGACTCCTTCCCCCTGGACTGGGCCCCGACCCTGGACGCGGCGCTCGCCCTGGCCGGCCCCGACGCCCGCTTCGTCCCCGGCCACGGCGAGTCGACGGACGCGGCCTTCGTCCGCGCCCAGCGTGACGCGATCGCGTCCGTGGCCGCGGAGTGCCGCGCGCTGCGGTCCGCGGGCGTCCCCGCGTCGGAGGCTCTCGCGGCGGGCGACTGGCCGTACCCGGCCGACACCCTCACCCACGCCGTGACCCGCGCGTACGCGCAGCTGTAGAGGCGCCGGCCCAGGGGCGCGGGGCTCTGGGTGTGGCAACTGGCCCTCCGCTGAGAAGGCTCGCGTCCGCGCGCCGGAGGCGCGCAGTTCCTCGCGCCCCTGAGGTAGTGCAACCGACCCCTTTGCCGTGAGGTGCCGCGCCCGCGCGCCCCCTGGGGAAGCGCGGCTACAGCTCGATGAGGACCTTGCCGACCGCGCCGGACTGCACCGCGTCGTGGGCGTCCGCCGTGTGCGACAGCGGGAACCGGTGCCAGGGGAGGCCGGCGTCCTCGCCGGCGCGGAGCGCACCCGCGGCCACAGCCTCGGTGATCGCGGCGACCGCCGCCTGCTTCGCCGGGGTCGGGATCGTGTAGACGAGGATGCCGAGCCAGCGGAGGTTGCGGGTCATCGAGTCGCGGACCGGGACGGTGAACTCCGGGCCGCTGCCGTCGGCATAGAAGGCGACCGTGCCGCCGGGGGCGAGGGCCGCCAGGTCCAGCTCGCGGTTGGCGGTCGGGGCGACCTCCACCACCAGGTCGACACCCGCGGGCGCCAGCCCGCGGATCGCCGCAGTCGCGTCCTGCGCGCGGTAGTCGACGACGTGGTGCGCACCCGCGGCCTGCGCCAGCGCGGCCTTCTCCGCGCTGCTGACCGTCGTGATCACCGTCGCCCCGGCCCAGCGGGCCAGCTGGATCGCCGCGTTGCCGACCGCGCCCGCGCCGCCCGCGACCAGGACCGTCCGGCCGGTCAGCGCGCCGGGCGCGAGCCGCGCGGGGGCGCCATCGGCGAGGGTCAGCGCGCGGTGCGCCGTCATCGCCGGGATGCCCAGGCTCGCGCCGAGCTCCAGCGAGGCGCCTTCGGGCAGGGCGACCGCCTGCCGCTCGGGCAGCACGACGTACTCCTGCGCGGTGCCGTCCTGCCGCTGCCAGGCGGCCTCCCAGAGCCACACCCGCTCGCCGACGCGGGCCGCGTCCACGCCCTCGCCGACCGCGTCGACGACT
This genomic interval from Streptacidiphilus rugosus AM-16 contains the following:
- a CDS encoding MFS transporter, which produces MGGGEGTRSDRQTAAPAPVPPPRSGARHRLVVVALMLSMALVALDSACVSTAVPQIVGELGGFSYFSWMFSGYLLAVTVTLPIYGKLADARGRKPVLLIGSTVFLIGSLLCAGAWSMGSLIVFRMVQGLGGGAIQGTVQTLAADLYPLERRPKIQALMSTVWAVSAVLGPALGGVLASYANWRWIFLINLPVGVFALLLLKRNLHEAEAAERPRTRIDWLGAAGLFLTTGLLLFALVQGGVAWGWLSAPSLALFAACAAFGASTFLVERRAAEPIMPGWVWRRRVIAGVNLAFAFLGMLMIAPMVFLPTYAQSVLGLAPVAAGFVLSVWTISWPISAALSNRVYRRIGFRNTSLIGASVGTALLLAFPLLPYRGAAWEPALLMLLLGGGLGLFQLPLIIGVQSSVPWHERGTATASVLFCRQVGQSLGGVLFAVIANTTLTGRLRDAPSSLRDGLPHGLDQIAGSLIHSGGLSGAATDYLRHALAAAVSHVYLGAGIAAALSVIVLATVTPKRFPLAEGSQG
- a CDS encoding MBL fold metallo-hydrolase, with amino-acid sequence MSWTEVGDRVFQRRYDPCDVSVTVVAGGDGLVVVDTRCSLAEAREVREHLKEISSAPVRWVVNTHVHFDHVWGNAEFVAPRQTPPAQLWGSAEMIAAMRGAATDPEATAFKKSLAERNEVWAAKMAELEEVVPDHEVRGRHDLDLGGGRVVSMRQLGRGHTDGDLVLHVPDANVLLMGDLLEQSGDPAFGPDSFPLDWAPTLDAALALAGPDARFVPGHGESTDAAFVRAQRDAIASVAAECRALRSAGVPASEALAAGDWPYPADTLTHAVTRAYAQL
- a CDS encoding NADPH:quinone reductase is translated as MYERSGGSDVLSLVDRPLPEPGAGEVRVKVAYSGVNPTDWKARSGAGIAAGAQQVPNQDGSGVVDAVGEGVDAARVGERVWLWEAAWQRQDGTAQEYVVLPERQAVALPEGASLELGASLGIPAMTAHRALTLADGAPARLAPGALTGRTVLVAGGAGAVGNAAIQLARWAGATVITTVSSAEKAALAQAAGAHHVVDYRAQDATAAIRGLAPAGVDLVVEVAPTANRELDLAALAPGGTVAFYADGSGPEFTVPVRDSMTRNLRWLGILVYTIPTPAKQAAVAAITEAVAAGALRAGEDAGLPWHRFPLSHTADAHDAVQSGAVGKVLIEL